The genomic DNA CGACGAGCATCGCCACCGCGTTGCCTCCTCCCAAACAGAGCGCCGCAATCCCGAGACGCTTCTCGTGACGCTGCATCGCATTCAGCAATGTCACCAGAACCCGAGCGCCGCTTGTGCCGATCGGATGCCCCAACGCGATCGCTCCGCCGTGAATGTTGACACGGCTGTGAGGAATGTCAAGCTGATCGATGCAGGCGACCATCTGCACGGCAAAAGCTTCATTGATCTCGAACAGATCGATCTCCTGTAGCGAATACTCCGCCTTGCGGATAACTTCGCGAATCGCAGCCACCGGGGCGGTAAACAGATCTTGGGGAGCACCTCCGGAAGTCGCCGTCGCCACAATCCGGCACAGCGGGTGAACAACGCTGCGCTCCGCGACCGACGCATCGGCCACAACAACCGCCGCCGCGCCGTCGCTGATCATCGAAGCGTTCCCGGCGGTCACGCTTCCCTCCTTGCCAAACACCGGCCTCAGTTCCGCCAGCTGCTCCAAAGTCGTCTCCCGCCGCGGGCCAGAGTCGCTGGAAATTTCAATCGCTCCGTTTTTGGTGTTCACCGCAACGGGAACGATCTCCTCAGCGAAGGCCCCTGCATCGATCGCCTCGATCGCCCGACGATGGCTCTCCAAAGCAAAGCGGTCTTGCGTCGGGCGGGAGATCTTCGCGCGAGCGGCCAACTGGTCGGCGATCGCTCCCATCGAATCCCCCGTCATCGCGCACGTCAGACCGTCGTGCAACATCCAATCGGTCAACTGTTGATCCCCCAACGCCCGCTGCCCACGTTGCAACAGCCAACCGCAGCGACTCATGCTCTCCATCCCTCCAGCGACAACAAGCTTCGCGTCGCCCGACCGAATCGCTTGATCGGCCAGTATCACCGCCTTCAGTCCCGAACCACAGACCTTATTCACGCTGCAAGCCGCAACCGTCTCGGGCAGCCCGGCTCGCAGCGCCGCCTGACGCGCCGGTGCTTGACCAACACCCGCCGACAAGACGTGGCCGAGTATCACTTCGTCGACTTCGGCGTCCAACAATCCCGTCCGCCGGATCGCTTCACGAATTGCGACAGCCGCCAGATCGGAAGCCGCCACGGAGGCGAAATCGCCTTGGAAACGACCAATTGGCGTGCGACACGCCGACAAAATATAAGCTGTCGACATCGAATGACCTTTCGCAAGAACAGCCTTCGTTTCCTTGTATTTTAGGAAATTCTGCGTTCTACCCGATCACTAATTCTCGAAGATTTTGATCGCCTGCTCCCCACTGCATTCCCTAAAATGAAGG from Rosistilla carotiformis includes the following:
- a CDS encoding thiolase family protein, which gives rise to MSTAYILSACRTPIGRFQGDFASVAASDLAAVAIREAIRRTGLLDAEVDEVILGHVLSAGVGQAPARQAALRAGLPETVAACSVNKVCGSGLKAVILADQAIRSGDAKLVVAGGMESMSRCGWLLQRGQRALGDQQLTDWMLHDGLTCAMTGDSMGAIADQLAARAKISRPTQDRFALESHRRAIEAIDAGAFAEEIVPVAVNTKNGAIEISSDSGPRRETTLEQLAELRPVFGKEGSVTAGNASMISDGAAAVVVADASVAERSVVHPLCRIVATATSGGAPQDLFTAPVAAIREVIRKAEYSLQEIDLFEINEAFAVQMVACIDQLDIPHSRVNIHGGAIALGHPIGTSGARVLVTLLNAMQRHEKRLGIAALCLGGGNAVAMLVDREI